A region of Nocardioides sp. JS614 DNA encodes the following proteins:
- a CDS encoding saccharopine dehydrogenase family protein yields the protein MTREHDIVLVGATGFTGGLTAEYLLRHAPAGLRWALAGRNREKLEAVRDRLADIDPVAADLPLLHADTTDPGALADLAAATRVVITTVGPYLEHGGPLVAACAEAGTDYVDLTGEPEFVDRTYVEHHATAQRTGARIVHACGFDSVPHDLGALYTVQQLAATGPVRLRGVVRSGATFSGGTFHSALGQFSRARQMRTAMQERRRAEPRPEGRRSRAVSGKPHRDPLLGYWLVPLPTIDPFVVARSGAALAAYGPDFSYSHYAGTKTLRYAAGGAAAAVAVFGAAQVPPLRRLLLGRIPQGEGPDERRRSKSWFTVDFVGEGDGRTVHTRVSGGDPGYDETAKMLAESALCLALDDNPPTSGQVTTAQAMGDNLLTRLQAAGIRFETLD from the coding sequence ATGACTCGCGAGCACGACATCGTCCTGGTCGGCGCGACCGGCTTCACCGGCGGGCTGACCGCCGAGTACCTCCTGCGGCACGCCCCCGCGGGTCTGCGGTGGGCGCTGGCCGGCCGCAACCGGGAGAAGCTGGAGGCGGTCCGCGACCGGCTCGCCGACATCGATCCGGTGGCCGCCGACCTGCCGCTGCTGCACGCCGACACCACCGATCCGGGCGCGCTCGCGGACCTGGCGGCGGCCACCCGGGTCGTGATCACCACGGTGGGGCCCTACCTCGAGCACGGCGGCCCGCTCGTGGCCGCCTGCGCCGAGGCCGGCACCGACTACGTCGACCTCACCGGCGAGCCCGAGTTCGTCGACCGCACGTACGTCGAGCACCACGCCACCGCCCAGCGCACCGGCGCCCGGATCGTGCACGCGTGCGGGTTCGACTCGGTTCCGCACGACCTCGGCGCGCTCTACACCGTCCAGCAGCTCGCCGCGACCGGTCCGGTGCGGCTGCGCGGCGTGGTCCGCTCGGGCGCCACCTTCTCCGGCGGCACCTTCCACTCGGCGCTGGGCCAGTTCTCCCGCGCCCGGCAGATGCGCACCGCGATGCAGGAGCGCCGTCGGGCCGAGCCGCGTCCCGAGGGCCGCCGCTCGCGCGCGGTCTCCGGCAAGCCGCACCGCGACCCGCTGCTCGGCTACTGGCTGGTGCCGCTCCCCACGATCGACCCGTTCGTCGTGGCCCGCAGCGGGGCCGCGCTGGCGGCGTACGGCCCGGACTTCTCCTACTCCCACTACGCCGGCACCAAGACGCTGCGGTACGCCGCCGGCGGGGCCGCGGCCGCCGTCGCGGTGTTCGGCGCGGCCCAGGTCCCGCCGCTGCGACGCCTCCTGCTCGGCCGGATCCCCCAGGGCGAGGGTCCCGACGAGCGGCGCCGGTCGAAGTCGTGGTTCACCGTCGACTTCGTCGGCGAGGGCGACGGCCGCACCGTGCACACCCGCGTCTCCGGCGGCGACCCCGGCTACGACGAGACCGCGAAGATGCTCGCCGAGTCCGCACTCTGCCTCGCGCTCGACGACAACCCGCCCACGTCCGGTCAGGTGACCACCGCCCAGGCGATGGGGGACAACCTGCTCACCCGGCTCCAGGCGGCCGGGATCCGCTTCGAGACCCTCGACTAG
- a CDS encoding LCP family protein produces MSDAVPEHAQPDPGAPKRRGKARKRHTVGKVLLATTLVLVMATGLGTVWLYRHLNGNLSVLDPTAQLSNRPDKVKVEGPKEPLNILVMGSDSRDCAGCNIDNLTGGGQRSDTTILFHLSADRERAYGVSIPRDSMVDRPDCEAEDGKTIPGADNVMWNEAFALGGPACTIQQFEQLTGVRLDHFVVVNFEGFQGMVDAIGGVEVCIPEPIVDPAHGINIAAGTRKIKGKEALNYVRERYVVGNGSDIGRMKRQQAFIGSMAHQVVTAGTLARPDHLVGFLNAATQSLTVDPGLENVWKIAKLGVEFKGIGLDNIQFITIPNIPDPADPNRLVWQEPQADQVWQKLARDEPLTKKLSEGVISAGNLPGSGSTSDSGSGSGSGSGSTSEAEKQALADAGLCT; encoded by the coding sequence ATGTCCGACGCCGTGCCCGAGCACGCCCAGCCGGATCCGGGCGCGCCCAAGCGGCGGGGCAAGGCCCGCAAGCGTCACACGGTCGGGAAGGTGCTGCTCGCCACGACGCTGGTGCTGGTCATGGCGACCGGCCTGGGCACGGTCTGGCTCTACCGCCACCTCAACGGCAACCTCAGCGTCCTCGACCCGACCGCCCAGCTGTCGAACCGGCCGGACAAGGTCAAGGTCGAGGGCCCCAAGGAGCCGCTCAACATCCTGGTGATGGGCAGCGACAGTCGCGACTGCGCTGGCTGCAACATCGACAACCTCACCGGTGGCGGCCAGCGCTCGGACACCACGATCCTGTTCCACCTCTCGGCGGACCGGGAGCGCGCCTACGGCGTCAGCATCCCGCGCGACTCGATGGTCGACCGGCCGGACTGCGAGGCCGAGGACGGCAAGACGATCCCGGGCGCCGACAACGTGATGTGGAACGAGGCGTTCGCGCTCGGCGGGCCCGCCTGCACGATCCAGCAGTTCGAGCAGCTCACCGGCGTGCGCCTCGACCACTTCGTCGTCGTGAACTTCGAGGGCTTCCAGGGCATGGTCGACGCGATCGGAGGGGTCGAGGTGTGCATCCCCGAGCCGATCGTGGACCCCGCCCACGGCATCAACATCGCCGCTGGCACCCGCAAGATCAAGGGCAAGGAGGCCCTCAACTACGTCCGCGAGCGGTACGTCGTCGGCAACGGCTCGGACATCGGCCGGATGAAGCGCCAGCAGGCGTTCATCGGCTCGATGGCCCACCAGGTCGTCACCGCCGGCACGCTCGCCCGGCCCGACCACCTGGTCGGCTTCCTCAACGCCGCGACCCAGTCGCTGACCGTCGACCCCGGCCTGGAGAACGTGTGGAAGATCGCCAAGCTCGGCGTCGAGTTCAAGGGCATCGGCTTGGACAACATCCAGTTCATCACGATCCCGAACATCCCCGACCCGGCCGACCCCAACCGCCTCGTCTGGCAGGAGCCGCAGGCCGACCAGGTCTGGCAGAAGCTCGCCCGCGACGAGCCGCTGACCAAGAAGCTCAGCGAGGGCGTGATCAGCGCCGGCAACCTGCCCGGTTCGGGCTCCACCTCGGATTCGGGCTCGGGTTCCGGCTCGGGTTCCGGCTCCACGAGCGAGGCCGAGAAGCAGGCGCTCGCGGACGCGGGGCTCTGCACGTGA
- a CDS encoding MscL family protein, translating into MTGFKNFILRGNLVELAVAFVMAAAFATVVTATVGLIMDLIGKAGGTPDFSDYVWNGISIGAWLTALISFLIIAAVVYFFIVVPYTKAKERYFPSPEPGTPEDVKLLEEIRDLLATQQGRSTSGPTDLG; encoded by the coding sequence ATGACCGGATTCAAGAACTTCATCCTGCGCGGGAACCTCGTCGAGCTCGCGGTCGCCTTCGTCATGGCCGCCGCGTTCGCAACCGTGGTCACCGCCACCGTCGGCCTGATCATGGACCTGATCGGCAAGGCCGGCGGCACTCCGGACTTCTCGGACTACGTCTGGAACGGCATCTCGATCGGCGCCTGGCTCACCGCGCTGATCTCGTTCCTCATCATCGCGGCGGTGGTGTACTTCTTCATCGTGGTGCCCTACACGAAGGCGAAGGAGCGCTACTTCCCGAGCCCGGAGCCCGGCACCCCCGAGGACGTCAAGCTGCTCGAGGAGATCCGCGACCTGCTGGCCACCCAGCAGGGACGATCGACCTCAGGTCCGACCGACCTCGGCTAG
- a CDS encoding SAF domain-containing protein, which translates to MRRDRLVSPLRSVRRAVLARRRPLAALLTAVAVATGIHAAAAPPPPSVDVVVAARDLTAGTVLAPGDLRAVGFAPDSVPAGASDDAIDAVGRTLAAPLRAGEPVTDVRVVGPALTDGYPGLTAVPVRLPDAGMVDLLRVGDRVDLVAADPQGGGASVVATDVPVLAVPAAGPDVGATGLPGRLVVVGAEPADVARIADASVRTFLTIAFPG; encoded by the coding sequence ATGCGCCGTGACCGCCTCGTCTCCCCTCTGCGTTCGGTACGCCGGGCCGTCCTCGCCCGGCGCCGCCCGCTCGCCGCGCTGCTGACCGCCGTGGCGGTCGCCACCGGCATCCACGCCGCGGCCGCTCCCCCGCCGCCCAGCGTCGACGTCGTCGTCGCCGCCCGGGACCTGACGGCGGGCACGGTGCTGGCGCCGGGAGACCTGCGCGCGGTCGGGTTCGCCCCCGACTCCGTGCCTGCGGGCGCCTCGGACGACGCGATCGACGCCGTCGGGCGCACCCTGGCCGCGCCGCTGCGCGCGGGCGAGCCGGTGACCGACGTCCGGGTCGTCGGCCCGGCGCTCACCGACGGCTACCCGGGACTGACCGCGGTGCCGGTGCGGCTCCCCGACGCCGGCATGGTCGACCTGCTGCGGGTCGGCGACCGGGTCGACCTGGTCGCCGCCGATCCCCAGGGCGGTGGCGCGAGCGTGGTGGCGACCGACGTCCCGGTGCTCGCCGTACCCGCTGCCGGTCCGGACGTCGGCGCGACCGGGCTACCCGGCCGGCTGGTCGTCGTCGGCGCCGAGCCCGCCGACGTGGCCCGGATCGCGGATGCCTCGGTGCGCACCTTCCTCACGATCGCCTTTCCCGGCTAG
- a CDS encoding FmdB family zinc ribbon protein has product MPTYQYACTECGHAFEQFQSFSDDALTECPSCSGRLRKLFNAVGVVFKGSGFYRTDSRSGTSATDTASTKTETKTTTEAKPAVAASASSTSSD; this is encoded by the coding sequence GTGCCGACCTACCAGTACGCCTGCACCGAGTGCGGCCACGCCTTCGAGCAGTTCCAGAGCTTCTCCGACGACGCCCTGACGGAGTGCCCCTCCTGCTCGGGCCGGCTCCGCAAGCTGTTCAACGCGGTCGGTGTCGTGTTCAAGGGCTCGGGCTTCTACCGCACCGACAGCCGCTCCGGGACGTCCGCCACCGACACCGCCTCGACCAAGACCGAGACGAAGACGACCACCGAGGCCAAGCCTGCGGTGGCCGCGAGCGCCTCGTCCACCTCCTCCGACTGA